A window of Phyllopteryx taeniolatus isolate TA_2022b chromosome 19, UOR_Ptae_1.2, whole genome shotgun sequence contains these coding sequences:
- the cbx7b gene encoding chromobox protein homolog 7, producing the protein MELSAIGEQVFAVESILKKRVRKGNVEYLLKWKGWPPKYSTWEPEEHILDQRLVQAYEEKEQRDRSLGHRRKRSKAKRLLLQNTVYTMDLRSAHKTTDTPPRRLRLSLSRSLLPEEEEEEDEEDEEEDEEEDEEEDEEDEEEEDRSYIAWRRASCYNKRRPKGRCLNSRMASPAQDDWKSLGEEEEEEEEVEEDIVEEEVEEETLDTTDKSAGQKRAAKWSPVIGRDELTGAEMTDAAWRPVVGPAEVTVTDVTINALTVTFREARVAQGFFRVWGLEV; encoded by the exons ATGGAGCTGTCAGCGATTGGCGAGCAAGTGTTCGCCGTGGAATCCATCCTGAAGAAAAGAGTTCGGAAG GGGAACGTGGAGTACCTGTTGAAATGGAAAGGATGGCCTCCGAA gtacAGCACATGGGAACCTGAGGAACACATCCTGGACCAGCGTTTAGTCCAAGCCTATGAAGAGAA AGAGCAGAGAGACAGAAGTCTTGGTCACAGGAGGAAACGATCAAAAGCCAAAAGACTCCTGTTACAG AACACGGTGTATACCATGGACCTTCGTAGCGCTCACAAGACCACGGACACACCCCCGCGCCGTCTACGTCTCTCCCTGAGCCGTTCACTACTCccggaggaagaagaggaagaggacgaggaagatgaggaggaagacgaggaggaagacgaggaggaagatgaggaggacgaggaagaggaggaccgGTCGTACATTGCCTGGAGGAGAGCGTCCTGTTACAACAAGAGAAGGCCAAAGGGGAGATGCCTTAACTCGAGGATGGCGAGTCCCGCACAAGACGATTGGAAAAGCctgggagaggaagaggaggaggaagaagaggtggaagagGACATTGTagaagaggaggtggaggaggagactCTGGATACGACAGataagagtgcag GTCAGAAGAGGGCCGCCAAGTGGAGCCCCGTTATCGGCCGAGACGAGCTCACGGGGGCGGAGATGACCGACGCCGCGTGGAGGCCCGTCGTCGGTCCGGCAGAGGTGACGGTCACCGACGTCACCATCAACGCTCTCACCGTGACGTTCCGAGAGGCGCGCGTGGCGCAAGGCTTCTTTCGAGTGTGGGGGCTGGAGGTATGA
- the josd1 gene encoding josephin-1, whose translation METVVTVADVNTKAPLVQAAAWSPWRWLSGCRCSYLKVRGERRGMGSTPYPGGEWKGKSKGGLQELGCMPWKVSKQKCAGGVARAEERKCGDPPQDIPTFSCTLTTPQLPRASATRATIYHEKQWRELCALHALNNVFQDGSAFSRDTLQEIYQRLSPSTLVTPHKKGMLGNGNYDVNVIMAALQTRGFEAVWWDKRRDVGSIALSNVTGFILNVPSNLRWGPLQLPLKRQHWIGVREVAGVYYNLDSKLRGPQPIGSPDELRKFLRQQLRGKNCELLLVVSEEVEARQTWRSDS comes from the exons ATGGAGACAGTTGTCACTGTGGCGGACGT AAACACAAAAGCTCCTCTTGTCCAAGCAGCTGCGTGGTCACCATGGCGATGGTTGTCAGGATGCAGATGTAGCTACCTGAAGGTGCGTGGCGAACGACGCGGGATGGGCAGCACTCCGTATCCAGGTGGCGAGTGGAAGGGGAAGAGCAAGGGGGGTCTTCAGGAGCTGGGTTGCATGCCCTGGAAGGTCAGCAAGCAGAAATGCGCGGGCGGGGTCGCGAGAGCAGAGGAGCGCAAGTGCGGGGATCCGCCGCAGGATATTCCCACCTTCTcttgcacgctcaccacgccgCAGCTTCCCCGAGCCTCGGCCACGCGCGCGACGATTTACCACGAGAAGCAGTGGCGGGAGCTGTGCGCCCTGCACGCGCTCAATAACGTCTTTCAGGACGGGTCAGCCTTCAGCAGGGACACCTTGCAGGAGATCTACCAGAG gctTTCCCCCAGCACTCTGGTGACGCCTCACAAGAAGGGCATGCTGGGCAACGGGAACTACGACGTGAACGTCATCATGGCCGCCCTGCAGACACGAGGCTTTGAGGCCGTTTGGTGGGATAAAAGGAG GGACGTCGGCAGCATCGCGCTGTCCAACGTGACCGGCTTCATTCTCAACGTTCCGTCCAATTTGCGCTGGGGGCCTCTGCAGCTGCCGCTCAAACGCCAGCACTGGATCGGGGTCCGAGAGGTGGCGGGGGTCTACTACAACCTGGACTCCAAGCTGCGTGGTCCTCAACCCATCGGCAGTCCAGATGAGCTCAG GAAGTTCCTCCGCCAGCAGCTGCGAGGGAAGAACTGTGAACTTCTGTTGGTGGTGTCGGAGGAAGTGGAGGCGCGACAAACGTGGCGGTCTGACAGCTGA
- the LOC133469378 gene encoding GTPase IMAP family member 4-like, which translates to MDCKCETSNTEDAVTGWWLSGSNAQWGAFTVVGYLLYRFSQTLPALIRWPIRLFCSLTGLSALWGWVSRIVGTLRGIQSLCKWLSRIWKFIKAFSSKFHWMLPIIRSITGSSEGSLENENIRLNLSSPLKAALRLILVGPAGGGRTSVANTLLGCSAEQPEEHLMESTRRRAIVDGRELTVVDTPDLLGVSLGRITRAKEALRSVQLVGPGPHAVLLVMQAPRSSNETHQETMQVIQAILDLFGDGIRGHVIPVLTHADRLGRRHTFERLLDTDVGGVKRLTSLYGQRPELLDTRPDRSPEEQSVTRRLLVGRVLELKGLGGHFIHELQRRDEGIREELLADMTSALSRKLGHYEII; encoded by the exons ATGGATTGTAAATGTGAAACCAGCAACACTGAGGATGCAGTTACAG GCTGGTGGCTGAGCGGCAGCAATGCCCAGTGGGGAGCTTTCACCGTGGTGGGGTATCTTCTCTACAGATTCTCACAGA CCCTTCCTGCACTGATCCGATGGCCAATTCGTCTCTTCTGCTCTTTGACGG GTCTGTCAGCTCTTTGGGGCTGGGTGAGCCGCATTGTGGGGACCCTCCGAG GAATCCAGAGCCTGTGTAAATGGCTGTCTCGAATTTGGAAGTTTATCAAAG CGTTTTCCTCCAAATTCCATTGGATGCTTCCTATCATCAGATCCATCACAG GGTCTAGTGAAGGGAGTTTGGAGAATGAGAACATTAGACTGAACCTGTCCAGTCCCTTGAAAGCAGCCCTCAGACTAATCCTCGTGGGCCCTGCTGGTGGAGGACGCACATCAGTGGCAAACACTTTGTTGGGCTGCAGTGCAGAACAACCAGAGGAACATCTCATGGAGAGCACCAGAAGAAGGGCAATAGTGGACGGTAGAGAACTTACTGTGGTCGACACCCCGGATCTACTGGGTGTATCGTTGGGGAGAATAACGAGAGCCAAAGAAGCCCTGAGGAGCGTTCAGCTCGTGGGCCCCGGTCCTCACGCCGTTCTGCTGGTGATGCAGGCGCCACGCTCCAGCAACGAAACCCACCAGGAGACTATGCAAGTGATCCAAGCTATACTGGACCTGTTTGGAGATGGCATCCGAGGCCACGTTATCCCAGTGCTCACCCATGCTGACCGCCTGGGTCGACGGCACACTTTTGAGCGGCTGCTGGATACGGATGTCGGCGGTGTGAAAAGACTGACGTCTCTATACGGTCAGAGGCCTGAGCTGCTGGACACTAGGCCAGATCGGTCCCCGGAGGAGCAGAGCGTGACACGCAGGCTGCTGGTGGGGCGGGTCCTAGAACTGAAGGGGCTCGGGGGACATTTTATCCATGAGCTGCAGAGGAGGGATGAAGGCATCAGAGAGGAGCTGCTTGCTGACATGACCTCTGCACTGAGCAGAAAACTGGGACACTATGAAATCATATAA
- the xrcc6 gene encoding X-ray repair cross-complementing protein 6 isoform X2: MAEWNAYFRNDDDGVAQEEGEQPQDYKITGRNCLIFLVDASKEMFIKGEDGELSNFDMTMQVVRSVYTRKIISSPGDLVALVFYGTKQSKDPTNSFKHVYVYHSLSELGAKQVQQVDALRGEKGALLAAETMGSDETSLCDALWCCANLYRDCKLQLGHKLLLVFTCRDQPHGGDSPKDRLARTQASDLRETGVVIELMHLMKAGGFDVSLFFRDVVTPPEDESELGLQLEPCEKLEDLQKRVRAKELRKRAMTRLNLCLGEGVSVAVGMYSIAVTARKPSTIRLYRKSNEPVRSKTRTFHTQTGSLLLPSEIKKAQVYGNKQIVMEREEVDAIKKFDDPGLFLIGFKAMEKLKVYHHIRPAVFLYPEEGEVKGSSCLFSALLTKCIERNVFALCRCISRRNYPPRFVALVPQKEEVDEGKVQTTPPGFNVIYLPFADDLRNLDPPQAPCASQTQVDKMREIVHKLRFKYRSEAFENPVLQQHFRNLEALALGMMAPDDIEDLIMPKVDQIDRRLGPLVQDFKDLVYPADYNPDTKPGAKRKADAGGTAEKKPKVEVSEDELRAHIQKGTLGKMTVALLKEACKQFGIRTTGTKKQELMDALIKQLAACDSR; encoded by the exons ATGGCAGAGTGGAACGCCTACTTCCGGAATGACGATGACGGTGTAGCACAGGAGGAGGGAGAGCAACCACAAG attacaaAATCACAGGGAGaaactgtttaattttcttGGTGGATGCGTCAAAGGAAATGTTCATCAAAGGAGAGGATGGCGAGCTGTCAAATTTTGACATGACCATGCAA gtGGTACGCAGCGTGTACACCAGGAAGATCATAAGCAGTCCCGGAGACCTTGTAGCATTGGTTTTCTACGGCACCAAGCAGAGCAAAGACCCTACCAACTCTTTCAAGCATGTCTACGTGTACCACAGCCTGAGTGAACTTG GTGCAAAGCAAGTGCAGCAAGTCGACGCACTACGGGGGGAAAAGGGTGCGCTGTTGGCAGCGGAGACCATGGGCAGTGACGAAACATCATTGTGCGACGCACTGTGGTGTTGTGCCAATCTGTACCGGGACTGCAAGCTCCAACTGGGGCACAAACTCCTTCTCGTCTTTACCTGCAGGGATCAACCACACGGGGGCGATAGTCCCAAAGATCGACTGGCTCGCACACAAGCCAGCGACCTCAGAGAAACTG gtgTTGTCATAGAGCTAATGCACCTGATGAAAGCAGGCGGCTTCGACGTCTCCCTCTTCTTCCGTGATGTCGTAACACCGCCGGAGGATGAGAGTGAACTGGGCTTGCAGCTTGAGCCTTGTGAAAAACTGGAAGACCTCCAGAAGAGGGTGCGGGCCAAGGAGCTGAGGAAGAGAGCGATGACCCG GCTCAATCTGTGTCTCGGTGAGGGCGTGAGTGTCGCCGTTGGAATGTACTCCATTGCAGTGACTGCTCGAAAACCAAGCACCATCAGGCTGTACAGGAAAAGTAACGAGCCGGTCCGCAGCAAAACCCGCACCTTCCATACACAAACAGGAAGCCTGCTGCTGCCCAGTGAGATAAAGAAAGCCCAG GTGTATGGTAACAAGCAGATAGTGATGGAGAGAGAAGAGGTGGATGCCATCAAGAAGTTTGACGATCCCGGTTTGTTTTTGATCGGATTCAAAGCGATGGAAAAGCTCAAAGTGTACCACCATATTCGTCCCGCTGTCTTCCTCTATCCCGAGGAGGGCGAGGTGAAAG GAAGCTCCTGTCTGTTCTCAGCACTGTTGACAAAGTGCATCGAGAGGAACGTCTTTGCTCTGTGTCGCTGCATTTCCCGCAGAAATTACCCGCCTCGATTTGTTGCCTTGGTGCCTCAGAAAGAGGAGGTGGACGAGGGGAAGGTACAGACGACGCCACCAG GTTTTAATGTCATCTACCTGCCGTTTGCTGATGATTTGCGGAATCTGGATCCCCCGCAGGCTCCGTGTGCTTCACAAACGCAAGTGGACAAGATGAGGGAGATTGTACATAAGCTAAGGTTCAAGTACAG GAGTGAGGCATTTGAGAATCCTGTCCTCCAGCAACACTTCAGGAACTTGGAGGCCTTGGCTCTGGGTATGATGGCTCCAGACGACATAGAGGACCTCATCA TGCCAAAAGTGGACCAGATTGACCGCCGTCTGGGTCCTCTGGTCCAGGATTTTAAAGATCTTGTCTACCCTGCAGACTATAACCCGGACACCAAACCAGGCGCCAAACGCAAAGCGG ATGCTGGCGGGACAGCAGAGAAGAAGCCCAAAGTGGAGGTATCGGAAGATGAGCTGAGAGCCCACATACAGAAAGGTACTCTGGGAAAGATGACTGTGGCACTGCTCAAGGAGGCCTGCAAGCAGTTTGGCATTCGGACCACTGGCACCAAGAAGCAGGAGCTGATGGATGCTCTGATTAAGCAACTGGCCGCATGTGACTCTAGATAG
- the xrcc6 gene encoding X-ray repair cross-complementing protein 6 isoform X1: MAEWNAYFRNDDDGVAQEEGEQPQDYKITGRNCLIFLVDASKEMFIKGEDGELSNFDMTMQVVRSVYTRKIISSPGDLVALVFYGTKQSKDPTNSFKHVYVYHSLSELGAKQVQQVDALRGEKGALLAAETMGSDETSLCDALWCCANLYRDCKLQLGHKLLLVFTCRDQPHGGDSPKDRLARTQASDLRETGVVIELMHLMKAGGFDVSLFFRDVVTPPEDESELGLQLEPCEKLEDLQKRVRAKELRKRAMTRLNLCLGEGVSVAVGMYSIAVTARKPSTIRLYRKSNEPVRSKTRTFHTQTGSLLLPSEIKKAQVYGNKQIVMEREEVDAIKKFDDPGLFLIGFKAMEKLKVYHHIRPAVFLYPEEGEVKGSSCLFSALLTKCIERNVFALCRCISRRNYPPRFVALVPQKEEVDEGKVQTTPPGFNVIYLPFADDLRNLDPPQAPCASQTQVDKMREIVHKLRFKYRSEAFENPVLQQHFRNLEALALGMMAPDDIEDLIMPKVDQIDRRLGPLVQDFKDLVYPADYNPDTKPGAKRKAADAGGTAEKKPKVEVSEDELRAHIQKGTLGKMTVALLKEACKQFGIRTTGTKKQELMDALIKQLAACDSR, from the exons ATGGCAGAGTGGAACGCCTACTTCCGGAATGACGATGACGGTGTAGCACAGGAGGAGGGAGAGCAACCACAAG attacaaAATCACAGGGAGaaactgtttaattttcttGGTGGATGCGTCAAAGGAAATGTTCATCAAAGGAGAGGATGGCGAGCTGTCAAATTTTGACATGACCATGCAA gtGGTACGCAGCGTGTACACCAGGAAGATCATAAGCAGTCCCGGAGACCTTGTAGCATTGGTTTTCTACGGCACCAAGCAGAGCAAAGACCCTACCAACTCTTTCAAGCATGTCTACGTGTACCACAGCCTGAGTGAACTTG GTGCAAAGCAAGTGCAGCAAGTCGACGCACTACGGGGGGAAAAGGGTGCGCTGTTGGCAGCGGAGACCATGGGCAGTGACGAAACATCATTGTGCGACGCACTGTGGTGTTGTGCCAATCTGTACCGGGACTGCAAGCTCCAACTGGGGCACAAACTCCTTCTCGTCTTTACCTGCAGGGATCAACCACACGGGGGCGATAGTCCCAAAGATCGACTGGCTCGCACACAAGCCAGCGACCTCAGAGAAACTG gtgTTGTCATAGAGCTAATGCACCTGATGAAAGCAGGCGGCTTCGACGTCTCCCTCTTCTTCCGTGATGTCGTAACACCGCCGGAGGATGAGAGTGAACTGGGCTTGCAGCTTGAGCCTTGTGAAAAACTGGAAGACCTCCAGAAGAGGGTGCGGGCCAAGGAGCTGAGGAAGAGAGCGATGACCCG GCTCAATCTGTGTCTCGGTGAGGGCGTGAGTGTCGCCGTTGGAATGTACTCCATTGCAGTGACTGCTCGAAAACCAAGCACCATCAGGCTGTACAGGAAAAGTAACGAGCCGGTCCGCAGCAAAACCCGCACCTTCCATACACAAACAGGAAGCCTGCTGCTGCCCAGTGAGATAAAGAAAGCCCAG GTGTATGGTAACAAGCAGATAGTGATGGAGAGAGAAGAGGTGGATGCCATCAAGAAGTTTGACGATCCCGGTTTGTTTTTGATCGGATTCAAAGCGATGGAAAAGCTCAAAGTGTACCACCATATTCGTCCCGCTGTCTTCCTCTATCCCGAGGAGGGCGAGGTGAAAG GAAGCTCCTGTCTGTTCTCAGCACTGTTGACAAAGTGCATCGAGAGGAACGTCTTTGCTCTGTGTCGCTGCATTTCCCGCAGAAATTACCCGCCTCGATTTGTTGCCTTGGTGCCTCAGAAAGAGGAGGTGGACGAGGGGAAGGTACAGACGACGCCACCAG GTTTTAATGTCATCTACCTGCCGTTTGCTGATGATTTGCGGAATCTGGATCCCCCGCAGGCTCCGTGTGCTTCACAAACGCAAGTGGACAAGATGAGGGAGATTGTACATAAGCTAAGGTTCAAGTACAG GAGTGAGGCATTTGAGAATCCTGTCCTCCAGCAACACTTCAGGAACTTGGAGGCCTTGGCTCTGGGTATGATGGCTCCAGACGACATAGAGGACCTCATCA TGCCAAAAGTGGACCAGATTGACCGCCGTCTGGGTCCTCTGGTCCAGGATTTTAAAGATCTTGTCTACCCTGCAGACTATAACCCGGACACCAAACCAGGCGCCAAACGCAAAGCGG CAGATGCTGGCGGGACAGCAGAGAAGAAGCCCAAAGTGGAGGTATCGGAAGATGAGCTGAGAGCCCACATACAGAAAGGTACTCTGGGAAAGATGACTGTGGCACTGCTCAAGGAGGCCTGCAAGCAGTTTGGCATTCGGACCACTGGCACCAAGAAGCAGGAGCTGATGGATGCTCTGATTAAGCAACTGGCCGCATGTGACTCTAGATAG